One Betaproteobacteria bacterium DNA segment encodes these proteins:
- a CDS encoding competence/damage-inducible protein A gives MAFGAIVVGDEILVGKRQDKHLSFAIEALAKRGLRLAWAEYHGDDPERLTAALRRSFDRGDIVFSFGGIGATPDDHTRQCAAEALGVVLALHPDAEREIRARFGGELTPQRLRMGEFPRGCEIIPNPFNRTPGFSIRDHHFVPGFPQMAWPMIEWVLDTHYRDLFDSDRWAEASIVVYECGESQLIPAMEYAQQHYDKLKAFSLPSMGPNATRRHVELGVRGDPVQVAAAIEDMRRVVREMGFPFQDGPAKRADETHG, from the coding sequence ATGGCATTCGGGGCAATCGTCGTCGGCGACGAGATTCTCGTCGGCAAGCGCCAGGACAAGCATCTTTCGTTCGCCATCGAGGCACTGGCCAAGCGCGGCTTGCGGCTTGCCTGGGCCGAATACCACGGCGACGACCCTGAGCGCCTGACGGCGGCGCTTCGGCGCAGCTTCGATCGTGGCGACATCGTTTTCAGCTTCGGCGGCATCGGCGCAACCCCCGACGACCATACCCGTCAGTGCGCGGCCGAGGCGCTCGGTGTTGTGCTGGCGCTGCATCCGGACGCGGAACGCGAGATTCGCGCCCGCTTCGGCGGCGAGCTCACGCCGCAGCGGCTGCGCATGGGCGAGTTTCCACGCGGCTGCGAGATCATTCCGAATCCGTTCAATCGCACCCCGGGATTCAGCATTCGCGACCACCATTTCGTTCCCGGCTTTCCGCAGATGGCCTGGCCGATGATCGAGTGGGTGCTCGACACGCACTACCGCGATCTGTTCGACAGCGACCGCTGGGCGGAAGCGTCCATCGTAGTCTACGAATGCGGCGAGTCGCAGCTGATCCCTGCGATGGAGTACGCCCAGCAGCATTACGACAAGCTGAAGGCTTTCAGCCTGCCCTCCATGGGCCCGAACGCCACCCGCCGCCATGTGGAGCTGGGCGTGCGCGGCGATCCGGTGCAAGTGGCGGCCGCAATCGAGGACATGCGTCGGGTGGTACGCGAGATGGGTTTCCCGTTCCAGGACGGGCCGGCCAAGAGGGCGGACGAGACGCATGGCTAG
- a CDS encoding GFA family protein, with translation MNYPGSCHCGRIAFTVEGELKELLECNCSICTKRGSLLWFVPRDRFELQTPAANVATYTFNKHRIKHHFCGVCGVAPYAEATDPQGNAMAAVNARCLDGTDLAALPRKPFDGRSS, from the coding sequence ATGAACTACCCAGGAAGCTGTCACTGCGGCCGGATCGCCTTCACCGTCGAGGGCGAATTGAAGGAGCTTCTCGAGTGCAACTGCTCGATCTGCACCAAGCGCGGATCGTTGTTGTGGTTCGTCCCGCGCGATCGCTTCGAGCTGCAAACGCCGGCGGCGAACGTTGCCACCTACACGTTCAACAAGCACCGGATCAAGCACCACTTCTGCGGCGTGTGCGGAGTTGCGCCGTACGCCGAGGCCACCGATCCGCAGGGCAATGCGATGGCGGCGGTGAACGCGCGCTGCCTCGACGGCACCGACCTCGCGGCCCTGCCGCGCAAGCCGTTCGACGGACGCAGCTCGTAG
- a CDS encoding SDR family oxidoreductase → MAAVYPELSGRVVAVTGAAQGIGACTARAFAQQGAKVAALDIDQPGAAEVVRQIIAAGGKAIAVAVDVTDEKSVQDAIARTVSELGGLDVLVTSAGGYGRLANVEDMPVEEWDKTVALNLRGTFLCCKSAIAHLKKSPAGRIVTISSISGRTISSSTSPAYAASKAGVIQLTRFLAFTLGEHGITCNSVAPITTLTPRVKALRTPENIAQISAQVPMKRLPDPDEHARVVVFLASDGASYLNGMVMDTNGGKVMM, encoded by the coding sequence ATGGCAGCCGTCTATCCCGAGTTGTCAGGACGCGTGGTGGCCGTCACCGGCGCCGCGCAAGGCATCGGCGCGTGCACCGCGCGAGCTTTCGCCCAGCAAGGCGCCAAGGTGGCCGCGCTGGATATCGACCAGCCCGGCGCGGCCGAGGTGGTGCGCCAGATCATTGCCGCGGGCGGCAAGGCGATCGCCGTTGCGGTCGACGTGACCGACGAGAAGAGCGTCCAGGACGCGATTGCCCGCACCGTGAGTGAGCTCGGCGGGCTCGACGTGCTGGTGACCTCCGCCGGCGGTTACGGGCGTCTTGCCAACGTCGAGGACATGCCGGTCGAGGAATGGGACAAGACGGTCGCGCTCAACCTGCGCGGTACCTTCCTGTGCTGCAAGAGCGCCATCGCGCATCTGAAGAAATCGCCCGCCGGACGTATCGTCACGATTTCCTCGATTTCCGGCCGGACCATCTCGAGCTCGACCTCGCCGGCATATGCGGCATCCAAGGCCGGCGTCATCCAGCTCACGCGCTTTCTCGCCTTCACCCTGGGCGAGCACGGCATCACCTGCAACTCGGTCGCTCCGATCACCACGCTCACGCCGCGGGTGAAGGCGCTGCGCACGCCGGAGAACATCGCGCAGATTTCCGCCCAGGTGCCGATGAAACGCTTGCCCGATCCGGACGAGCACGCCCGGGTGGTGGTGTTTCTCGCCTCCGACGGCGCCTCGTATCTCAACGGCATGGTGATGGATACCAACGGCGGCAAGGTGATGATGTAG
- a CDS encoding cupin domain-containing protein, whose translation MPSSDLPAAARALDVPPRAQASNYPEPFAARMAGRQKRALGNYFGLTNFGVNLTRLGPGAVSALRHAHSAQDELVYVLQGTATLKTDRGEVELRPGMCAGFKAGSGNAHQLVNRGIDDVLYLEVGDRTAGDSIVYPDDDIQAGTDATGERRFVHKDGTPY comes from the coding sequence ATGCCCTCATCGGACTTGCCGGCCGCTGCCCGGGCTCTCGACGTGCCGCCGCGTGCGCAGGCTTCGAACTACCCGGAACCGTTCGCAGCGCGCATGGCAGGGCGGCAGAAGCGCGCGCTGGGTAATTACTTCGGCCTGACGAACTTCGGCGTCAACCTCACCCGCCTCGGGCCCGGAGCGGTTTCCGCGCTCAGGCACGCGCACTCGGCGCAGGACGAGCTCGTCTACGTGCTGCAGGGCACCGCGACGCTCAAGACCGACCGCGGCGAGGTCGAGCTGCGCCCCGGGATGTGCGCCGGCTTCAAGGCGGGCAGCGGCAACGCCCACCAGCTGGTGAACCGCGGCATCGACGACGTGCTGTATCTGGAAGTCGGCGATCGGACCGCGGGCGATTCGATCGTCTATCCGGACGACGACATCCAGGCCGGCACCGATGCCACGGGCGAGCGGCGCTTCGTCCACAAGGACGGCACGCCGTATTGA
- a CDS encoding lysine decarboxylase, with product MKFRFPIVIIDEDFRSENTSGLGIRALAQAIEAEGFEVLGVTSYGDLSQFAQQQSRASAFILSIDDEELGQGSVEEVMEALKSLRAFIKEIRFRNAEIPIYLYGETRTSRHIPNDILRELHGFIHMFEDTPEFVARHIIRESKSYLDSLAPPFFRALVEYAQDGSYSWHCPGHSGGVAFLKSPVGQMFHQFFGENMLRADVCNAVEELGQLLDHSGPVAASERNAARIFNADHCYFVTNGTSTSNKMVWHSTVAPGDIVVVDRNCHKSILHAITMTGAIPVFLTPTRNHLGIIGPIPLEEFRPESIQRKIEANPFAREAKHKRPRILTITQSTYDGVMYNVEMIKETLGNAVENLHFDEAWLPHAAFHDYYANMHAIGPNRPRPQEGLIFATHSTHKLLAGISQASQILVQESNKDKLDRHIFNEAYMMHTSTSPQYSIIASCDVAAAMMEPPGGTALVQESIMEALDFRRAMRKIDSEWGRDWWFKVWGPERLAPEGIGSREDWLLRANEKWHGFGNLVTGFNMLDPIKATVITPGLDVSGRFAKTGIPASILTRYLAEHGVIVEKTGLYSFFIMFTIGITKGRWNTLVAALQQFKDDWDKNQPMWRILPEFCQRFPRYERVGLRDLSQQIHEAYRAHDVARVTTEMYLSDMQPAMKPSDAFAAMAHREIDRVEIDQLEGRVTCALVTPYPPGIPLLIPGERFNKTIVEYLKFARNFNEQFPGFHTDIHGLVEDEIGGHMRSYVDCVRKR from the coding sequence GTGAAATTCCGCTTTCCGATCGTCATCATCGACGAAGATTTCCGGTCCGAAAACACGTCGGGCCTGGGCATTCGCGCGCTCGCGCAAGCCATCGAAGCCGAGGGGTTCGAAGTGCTCGGCGTGACCTCGTATGGCGACCTGTCGCAGTTCGCCCAGCAGCAATCGCGCGCCTCGGCCTTCATCCTGTCGATCGACGACGAAGAGCTGGGCCAGGGGTCGGTGGAGGAGGTGATGGAGGCGCTCAAGTCGCTGCGCGCCTTCATCAAGGAGATCCGCTTCCGCAACGCCGAGATTCCGATCTACCTCTACGGCGAGACGCGCACCTCGCGCCACATCCCGAACGACATCCTGCGCGAGCTGCACGGCTTCATCCACATGTTCGAGGACACGCCGGAGTTCGTCGCGCGCCACATCATCCGCGAGTCCAAGAGCTATCTCGACTCGCTCGCGCCGCCGTTCTTCCGCGCGCTGGTGGAGTACGCACAGGACGGTTCCTACTCCTGGCACTGCCCCGGCCACTCGGGCGGTGTCGCGTTCCTGAAAAGCCCCGTGGGACAGATGTTCCACCAGTTCTTCGGCGAGAACATGCTGCGTGCGGATGTCTGCAATGCGGTCGAGGAGCTGGGCCAGCTGCTGGATCACTCCGGTCCGGTCGCGGCTTCCGAGCGCAACGCCGCGCGCATCTTCAACGCCGACCACTGCTACTTCGTCACCAATGGCACCTCGACCTCGAACAAGATGGTATGGCACTCGACCGTGGCGCCGGGCGACATCGTGGTCGTGGACCGGAACTGTCACAAGTCGATCCTGCACGCGATCACCATGACGGGTGCGATCCCGGTGTTCCTGACCCCGACCCGCAACCATCTGGGCATCATCGGTCCGATCCCGCTGGAGGAGTTCCGGCCCGAGTCGATCCAGCGCAAGATCGAGGCCAACCCGTTCGCGCGCGAGGCCAAGCACAAGCGCCCGCGCATCCTGACGATCACGCAGTCGACCTACGACGGCGTGATGTACAACGTCGAGATGATCAAGGAGACGCTCGGCAACGCGGTCGAGAACCTGCATTTCGACGAGGCCTGGCTGCCGCACGCAGCATTTCACGACTACTACGCGAACATGCACGCGATCGGACCGAACCGGCCGCGGCCGCAGGAGGGGCTCATCTTCGCCACGCACTCCACCCACAAGCTGCTCGCCGGGATCTCGCAGGCCTCGCAGATCCTGGTGCAGGAGTCCAACAAGGACAAGCTCGACCGGCACATTTTCAACGAGGCGTACATGATGCACACCTCGACCAGCCCGCAGTACTCGATCATCGCCTCGTGCGACGTGGCGGCGGCGATGATGGAGCCGCCGGGCGGCACGGCGCTGGTGCAGGAGTCGATCATGGAGGCTCTGGATTTCCGCCGCGCGATGCGCAAGATCGACAGCGAGTGGGGCCGCGACTGGTGGTTCAAGGTATGGGGACCGGAGCGCCTTGCCCCCGAGGGGATCGGCTCGCGCGAGGATTGGCTGCTGCGCGCGAACGAGAAATGGCACGGCTTCGGCAACCTCGTGACCGGGTTCAACATGCTCGATCCGATCAAGGCCACGGTCATCACGCCCGGGCTCGACGTGTCCGGGCGCTTCGCCAAGACCGGCATTCCGGCCTCGATCCTCACGCGCTATCTCGCCGAGCACGGCGTCATCGTGGAGAAGACCGGGCTGTATTCGTTTTTCATCATGTTCACCATCGGCATCACCAAGGGACGCTGGAACACGCTGGTGGCGGCGCTGCAGCAGTTCAAGGACGATTGGGACAAGAACCAGCCGATGTGGCGCATCCTGCCCGAGTTCTGCCAGCGCTTCCCGCGCTACGAGCGGGTGGGGCTGCGCGACCTGTCGCAACAGATTCACGAGGCATATCGGGCCCACGACGTGGCGCGGGTGACCACCGAGATGTACCTCTCGGACATGCAGCCGGCGATGAAGCCTTCGGACGCGTTCGCTGCCATGGCGCACCGGGAGATCGACCGGGTCGAGATCGACCAGTTGGAAGGGCGGGTAACCTGCGCGCTGGTGACGCCGTATCCACCCGGCATACCGCTGCTCATCCCGGGCGAGCGCTTCAACAAGACGATCGTCGAGTACCTGAAGTTCGCGCGCAACTTCAACGAGCAGTTTCCCGGCTTCCACACCGACATCCACGGGCTGGTGGAGGATGAGATCGGCGGGCACATGCGCTCGTACGTCGATTGCGTGCGCAAGCGTTAG
- a CDS encoding MFS transporter → MSASAASAPRVPAFAALRHPGFRAYFLTSALAMMADSIEHVISYWIIYQKFHSPTLGGIAVLTHWLPFLFFSVYSGAAADRFDPRRIIQLGMVLFMLVSAAWGVLFLTDTLEIWHAAVLLTLHGFAGVLWLPASQLLVHDIVGPAQLQSAVRLNATSRQLGILLGPAIGGVLMLAFGPAWGILVNVLIYIPLVWWLWKAPYGARAAGRTPHAKPQTLGGLADIVAVAREVAHNRTIASMILLAGGASFFVGNAYQAQMPEFATDLGHGHAGLGYSLLLSADAAGALMAGVALESRGLLRAHPRTAFILTILWCLCIGGFAAAQSYPLALALLFAAGFFNLAFNAMAQTLVQLHAPEPIRGRVIGLYGMSALGLRAFSGITVGMLGSLIGIHWSLAGSALALLAATAVLLGLTTRIRPQ, encoded by the coding sequence ATGAGCGCTTCCGCCGCCTCCGCGCCGCGGGTACCGGCATTCGCAGCGCTGCGCCATCCCGGTTTTCGCGCCTACTTCCTCACCTCGGCGCTGGCGATGATGGCCGACAGCATCGAGCACGTCATCAGCTACTGGATCATCTATCAGAAGTTCCACTCGCCGACCCTGGGCGGCATCGCCGTTCTCACCCACTGGCTGCCGTTCCTGTTCTTCTCGGTGTATTCGGGCGCGGCTGCCGACCGCTTCGATCCGCGGCGCATCATCCAGCTCGGCATGGTGCTTTTCATGCTCGTGTCGGCGGCCTGGGGCGTGCTCTTCCTCACCGACACGCTGGAGATCTGGCATGCCGCTGTGCTGCTGACCCTGCATGGCTTCGCCGGGGTGTTATGGCTGCCGGCGAGCCAGCTGCTGGTGCACGACATCGTCGGCCCCGCGCAGCTGCAAAGCGCGGTGCGCCTGAACGCCACCTCGCGCCAGCTCGGCATCCTGCTCGGGCCGGCGATCGGTGGGGTGCTCATGCTGGCGTTCGGTCCGGCATGGGGCATCCTCGTCAACGTGCTCATTTACATTCCGCTGGTGTGGTGGCTGTGGAAGGCGCCGTATGGCGCACGTGCGGCCGGCCGCACGCCGCATGCAAAGCCCCAGACGCTCGGCGGACTGGCCGACATCGTCGCCGTCGCGCGCGAGGTAGCACACAACCGCACCATTGCATCGATGATCCTGCTGGCAGGCGGCGCATCGTTCTTCGTCGGCAACGCCTACCAGGCGCAGATGCCGGAATTCGCCACCGACCTCGGTCACGGCCATGCCGGGTTGGGCTATAGCCTGCTCCTGAGCGCCGATGCGGCCGGCGCCCTCATGGCCGGCGTGGCGCTGGAAAGCCGCGGTTTGCTGCGCGCACATCCGCGCACCGCGTTCATTCTGACCATCCTCTGGTGCCTGTGCATCGGCGGATTCGCCGCGGCACAAAGCTATCCGCTTGCGCTGGCGCTGCTGTTCGCGGCGGGCTTTTTCAACCTGGCCTTCAATGCGATGGCTCAGACCCTGGTGCAACTGCATGCACCCGAGCCGATCCGCGGCCGGGTGATCGGGCTGTACGGCATGTCGGCGCTGGGGTTGCGCGCGTTCAGTGGCATCACGGTCGGCATGCTCGGCAGTCTGATCGGCATTCACTGGTCGCTTGCCGGGAGCGCACTGGCCCTGCTCGCGGCAACCGCGGTGCTGCTCGGCCTGACGACACGCATCCGGCCGCAATGA
- a CDS encoding SDR family oxidoreductase → MRLASKVAMVVGAGQSPGETLGNGRATALLFAREGAKVLAVDRDIGAAEQTAALIRQVGGEVEAFEADVTSEEALRLAVDDCIGRWGRLDILHNNVGISVAGGDASPTEITQEAFDRIMTVNLRGIVMACKHALPVMRTQRGGSIINISSLAAIDNYPWVTYKASKAAVIAYTKQLAIQNAEYGIRANAILPGLMDTPMAVDTRARAWNRTRAEIAAERDAKVPLRNKQGTAWDVAHAALFLASDEAGFITGVALPVDGGASCRIG, encoded by the coding sequence ATGAGACTCGCGAGCAAGGTGGCGATGGTCGTGGGCGCCGGGCAAAGCCCGGGCGAGACGCTCGGCAACGGCCGGGCGACGGCGCTGCTGTTTGCGCGCGAAGGCGCCAAGGTGCTGGCGGTCGATCGCGACATCGGTGCGGCCGAGCAGACCGCGGCGCTCATCCGTCAGGTGGGCGGCGAGGTCGAGGCGTTCGAAGCCGACGTGACGAGCGAGGAAGCATTGCGCCTCGCGGTGGACGATTGCATCGGCCGCTGGGGGCGGCTGGACATCCTGCACAACAACGTCGGCATCAGTGTGGCGGGCGGCGACGCCTCGCCCACGGAGATCACGCAGGAGGCGTTCGATCGCATCATGACGGTGAACCTGCGCGGCATCGTCATGGCCTGCAAGCACGCCCTGCCGGTCATGCGCACGCAGCGCGGCGGCTCGATCATCAATATCTCGTCGCTCGCCGCCATCGACAACTACCCCTGGGTCACCTACAAGGCGAGCAAGGCGGCCGTAATTGCCTACACCAAGCAGCTGGCCATTCAGAACGCCGAGTACGGCATCCGGGCCAATGCCATCCTCCCCGGTCTCATGGATACGCCAATGGCTGTCGATACGCGCGCGCGGGCATGGAACCGCACCCGGGCCGAGATCGCGGCCGAGCGCGATGCGAAGGTGCCGCTGCGCAACAAGCAGGGTACGGCCTGGGACGTTGCCCACGCCGCTCTGTTCCTCGCCTCCGACGAGGCGGGTTTCATCACCGGGGTGGCGCTGCCCGTCGACGGCGGAGCGAGCTGCCGCATCGGCTGA
- a CDS encoding M20/M25/M40 family metallo-hydrolase has translation MNADAARDFVSALWDREIVPRLTEYIRIACKSPHFDSAWEANGYIEQAVQLASQWCQRQSVPGMTVEIVRLPGRTPLLFLEIPGDAPGTVLLYGHLDKQPEMTGWREGLGPWQPVIEGDKLYGRGGADDGYAVFASLAAVMALRAQGIVHARCVAMIECCEESGSYDLPYYLEALSARVGAVDLVIGLDSGCGNYDQLWFTTSLRGIAAGTLRVDVLTEGVHSGDASGLVPSSFRIARMLLDRIEDARTGRILPAEFHCPIPQERLEQARAVGAMLGVDVVRKYPFAGATSAMVDDPAQAVLNRTWRPFLSVVGANGLPPIANAGNVLRPYTELKLSLRIPPLIDGAQATRDLKRILEADPPYGAKVSFQADQGASGWDAPALAPWLLEASHGASEAVFGKPAAMVGEGGTIPFMGMLGKHFPQAQFLITGVLGPHSNAHGPNEFIHIAYAKRLTACVALVLAAHAKRGREG, from the coding sequence ATGAACGCCGACGCCGCTCGCGACTTCGTGTCCGCCCTGTGGGACCGGGAGATCGTCCCGCGTCTGACCGAGTACATCCGCATTGCCTGCAAGTCGCCGCACTTCGATTCGGCCTGGGAGGCCAACGGCTACATCGAGCAGGCCGTCCAGCTCGCCTCGCAGTGGTGCCAACGCCAGTCCGTGCCGGGCATGACGGTGGAGATCGTCCGGCTGCCCGGGCGCACGCCGCTGCTCTTCCTGGAAATCCCGGGCGATGCGCCCGGTACGGTGCTGCTCTATGGCCATCTGGACAAGCAGCCCGAAATGACCGGATGGCGCGAGGGTCTCGGGCCGTGGCAACCGGTCATCGAAGGCGACAAGCTCTACGGCCGCGGCGGCGCCGACGACGGCTACGCGGTGTTCGCCTCGCTTGCCGCCGTCATGGCGTTGCGCGCGCAGGGCATCGTGCATGCGCGCTGCGTGGCGATGATCGAATGCTGCGAAGAGAGCGGCAGCTACGATCTGCCGTATTACCTGGAGGCGCTGTCGGCGCGCGTGGGCGCGGTGGATCTCGTCATCGGGCTCGATTCGGGCTGCGGCAACTACGATCAGCTCTGGTTCACCACGTCGCTGCGCGGCATCGCGGCCGGAACTTTGCGCGTGGACGTGCTGACCGAAGGTGTGCATTCGGGCGATGCCAGCGGGCTGGTGCCGTCGTCGTTTCGCATCGCCCGGATGCTGCTCGATCGGATCGAGGACGCGCGCACCGGTCGCATCCTGCCCGCTGAATTCCATTGTCCGATTCCGCAGGAGCGCCTGGAGCAGGCGCGCGCGGTCGGCGCCATGCTCGGCGTCGATGTCGTTCGCAAGTACCCGTTCGCCGGCGCGACCAGCGCGATGGTCGACGATCCGGCGCAGGCGGTGCTCAATCGCACCTGGCGGCCGTTCCTGTCGGTGGTCGGGGCGAACGGACTGCCGCCGATCGCGAACGCCGGCAACGTGCTGCGCCCCTACACGGAGCTGAAGCTGAGCCTGCGCATCCCGCCGCTGATCGACGGCGCGCAGGCGACGCGCGATCTGAAGCGCATCCTGGAAGCCGATCCTCCCTATGGCGCCAAGGTGAGCTTTCAGGCCGATCAGGGGGCGAGCGGCTGGGACGCGCCGGCTCTGGCGCCGTGGCTGCTGGAGGCTTCGCACGGCGCGTCGGAGGCGGTGTTCGGCAAGCCGGCCGCCATGGTCGGCGAGGGCGGCACGATCCCCTTCATGGGCATGCTGGGCAAGCATTTTCCGCAGGCGCAGTTCCTCATCACCGGGGTGCTGGGGCCGCACTCGAACGCGCACGGCCCGAACGAGTTCATTCACATCGCGTATGCCAAGCGGCTGACCGCGTGCGTCGCCCTGGTGCTGGCGGCGCATGCCAAGCGCGGGCGGGAGGGATGA
- a CDS encoding choline dehydrogenase has product MDQRYDYIIVGAGSAGCVLANRLTESGEHRVLLLESGGRDSNRWIHVPIGFGKVMFDRKVNWMFETEPEPRMNGRSIKIPRGRVLGGSSSINGLIYIRGQREDFDGWRAAGNPGWGFDDCLPYFKKAEHQSRGADEWHGVGGPLNVSDVKDRHPLADSFIEAGAKLGIDRNDDFNGARQEGLGYFQGTARNGMRCSAAVAYLRPAMQRRNLTVVTDAHANRVLMEATRATGVAYTVDGVAQQAFAEREVIVAAGAIQSPQLLQLSGIGPGELLQRHGIGVVKALPGVGKNLQDHLQARMIWRCCEAVTVNDDLMSWRRKAMIGLQYALKRSGPLSWYAGLAGGFARTRPELDRPDVQFHFFPYSTDRTDPSLHRFSGFTMSVCKLRPDSRGTVQIKSADPFAAPAIQPNFLERESDVATMLDGLKLIRSFAATEALARWIVAEHDPGPACASDDQLVDFVRNKGITVYHPVGTCKMSADADAVVDTQLKVHGMNGLRVIDASVMPLLTSGNTNAPVIMVAEKAADMILGRH; this is encoded by the coding sequence ATGGACCAGCGTTACGACTACATCATCGTCGGAGCCGGATCGGCGGGCTGCGTCCTGGCCAATCGACTCACCGAGTCGGGCGAGCATCGCGTCCTGCTGCTCGAATCCGGCGGGCGCGACAGCAACCGCTGGATTCATGTCCCGATCGGCTTCGGCAAGGTGATGTTCGACCGCAAGGTCAACTGGATGTTCGAGACCGAGCCCGAGCCGCGCATGAATGGGCGCAGCATCAAGATTCCGCGCGGGCGCGTGCTCGGCGGTTCCAGCTCGATCAACGGGCTCATCTACATCCGCGGCCAGCGCGAAGACTTCGACGGCTGGCGCGCGGCTGGCAATCCCGGCTGGGGTTTCGACGATTGCCTGCCCTATTTCAAGAAGGCGGAGCATCAGTCGCGCGGCGCCGACGAATGGCACGGCGTGGGCGGGCCGCTCAACGTCTCCGACGTGAAGGACCGCCATCCGCTGGCCGATTCCTTCATCGAAGCCGGCGCCAAGCTCGGGATCGATCGCAACGACGATTTCAACGGCGCGCGCCAGGAGGGGCTCGGCTACTTCCAGGGCACCGCCCGCAACGGCATGCGTTGCAGCGCGGCCGTCGCCTATCTGCGCCCGGCCATGCAGCGCCGCAATCTCACGGTCGTCACCGACGCGCACGCCAACCGCGTCCTGATGGAAGCTACGCGCGCGACCGGCGTCGCCTATACGGTAGACGGCGTGGCGCAACAGGCGTTCGCCGAGCGCGAGGTGATCGTCGCCGCCGGGGCCATCCAGTCGCCGCAACTGCTGCAGCTTTCGGGCATCGGGCCGGGCGAGTTGCTGCAGCGGCACGGCATCGGCGTGGTCAAGGCGCTGCCCGGCGTCGGCAAGAATCTGCAGGATCACCTGCAGGCGCGCATGATCTGGCGCTGTTGCGAGGCCGTCACGGTGAACGACGACCTCATGAGTTGGCGGCGCAAGGCGATGATCGGTCTTCAGTATGCGTTGAAGCGCAGCGGCCCGCTATCGTGGTACGCGGGCCTTGCCGGGGGCTTCGCGCGCACCCGGCCCGAGCTCGACCGGCCCGACGTGCAGTTCCACTTCTTCCCCTACTCGACCGACCGCACTGATCCCAGCCTGCACCGCTTCTCCGGCTTCACGATGTCGGTGTGCAAGCTGCGTCCGGATTCGCGCGGCACGGTTCAGATCAAGTCGGCCGACCCGTTTGCGGCCCCGGCGATCCAACCGAATTTCCTCGAGCGCGAATCCGACGTGGCCACCATGCTCGACGGCCTCAAGCTCATCCGCAGCTTCGCCGCCACCGAGGCGCTCGCGCGCTGGATCGTGGCGGAGCACGACCCGGGGCCAGCCTGCGCCAGCGACGACCAGCTGGTCGACTTCGTCCGCAACAAAGGGATAACGGTCTACCATCCGGTGGGCACCTGCAAGATGAGTGCCGACGCCGACGCGGTGGTGGATACGCAACTCAAGGTGCACGGCATGAATGGGCTGCGCGTGATCGACGCTTCCGTCATGCCGCTGCTCAC